The segment cagagaaggataaataccatatgaGACCGCTGGTATGTGTatctaaaataggacacaaatgaactcatccacagaacagaaacagaatcagactTGGAGAATAAACTGTGGTTgctatgtgggagagggaggcagtggGGATTTGGAATTAGCAGGTGCAAGTTATCatacacagaatggataaacaacaaggtcctaccgtatagcacagggaactgtattcaatatccagtgataaaccacaatggagaaTAGgaagaagaatgtatatatatgtataactgagtcactttgctgtgcagcagaaattaacacactctaattcaataaatgtttttaaaaaaggagttggCTGAGGCAGAGACAGGTAGATTCCCAGGCCTGTTTCATCATTTGAAAGCAGGGTCAAGAGCCTGCAATGTGCTGGTTTCCAGACCGGTATCTCTTACACAGAGAATTACCCATAATTCCTCTACCCAGACATAAATGCTGCCAATGTTTGGTGTAACCATTCAAGACTTTTCTTTCTGCATGCTTGTGAATATAAATTATtagttatattttttcaaaaatgagtGAAAACATAGTTTTATCATCTTTTATAGCTTGACAATTATATTCTGACAATTATTTTTCATGTCAATAAATCCTCATGATCATCATTGATGACTCAGGAAGGTTAAAAAGCCTAAATGTAAACCAAGGTCACTGGGTTGAGGAAGCCACAGAAGTTGGTGAGAATACAGGAAAGAGAGGGTAGGGACAGACAGGGCTTCTGGCCCCCCAGCTTGACCACTAGGATCTGATTGGTTAATATTAGAGACTCATGAGGGTTACTCAGCTATACTCTGGAGCCTTCTATTCTCTTTTGGTTCCTTGTTCAAATTTTGCTTAACATTGAAATGTTATAAATGGCACCTTTGCGGTGATCTCTTTCACAAGTCTGGTCTCTGGAGCATCCTCCTAGTTGCTCTTGCCAGAAATCTAGCTGTCATCTCTGACCCCTTCTTCATCCTCAGATTAGCATTAACTTGTCATTTCTGTTCCCCAAAGATACTTCCAAGAGGGCCAGTTTCCATCCATGGCCCCATTCTGGTCCAAGTTACTGCTTTCTCTTGTAGGATCCCCACTAGCCTAGGTGGCTCCTTTGTGAACAAAGAACAAGGCACCCCCTCAACACTGACACAACCTGCTGGAACACAGCTCAGTGGGCAGTGACACCTTTgagcaaaataagaaaaagatgccTTTTCCTTTGGTCAGACTCAGCTCTGTGCCAGGGCTCGTAGATTGTAGTTCCCACAAGCCTTCCTTGACAAGGTGATCTTGTAAAGTGAGCACCTGCGTATCTGTATCCAGAGGCCCTTCTGCTTGGACAGCTGCACTAGcctctggggggcagggggatatAGACTTCTATTCCGGGTCCTTTCAGTCCATTTTCCACAGGTCACcagaatcacacacacatatcacacaaCTCACCGCTACCTCTGGTTATGTTACGCCCCAGCTAAAAGAACAGCAGCGGGCTCCTGATGTTCTTAAAACAGAGCCCAAACTTTGTAACCTGGATGATATGCCCTGCATGGCCTCACCCAGCTGTGAAGGACCTTATGTACTGATCCAGCAGAACTGGACTCTGGCCTGTGATGACAGAGTGCAGGGTGAGGGGCGAATGCTCCAGGGTCATAGCAGGTGTACGGTGGGGCCAAGCATGGACATCAGAGAGCACCAAGGTGCCCGGTGAACTGCCATGGTTGGGGGTGTAGGCCAGCCACAAGGGCAAGGACCCCTGAGCTGTTCCAAACCCTGCGTGACCCCTCCAGGCTAATTCCCCAGAGTTCAGAGAACCAAGAATGGGCTTCGTGCTCTATCATGGCCCAGCTCCTTGAGCTTGGGCTTTATGATTAACAAATATTCAGAAGCCAGCCAATGAGGACCCGGGCCCCAGAAGTAGGACAGGCTCTGCAGTCTCTCCTGGATGCCAGTCGGATGCTGAGGACAGAGGCCAGGCAGAGGCTGCCCTGGACACTCCAGGCTCTTGTGACAGCAGGTGAGAGGACATGGGTGGAAGGACTGCTCTCAGGTGTGGCCTGGAGCTCCGGACTCGCCTGGCCTTCAAGGCTGGACCGCTTTTGGCGTTACACCTCATGCCCCCTCAGCAGCCTGAGAATCTGCAATCAAGGGGGAAGGAACATTTGCTGTTTCCAAGTACTTGGAAACACAGGCTTCCCTCAGTGTATGGGCCCTGAGAGAGGGACCAAGAGGAGGACACATGCGTGGCTGCTGCAGGGAGCGCCAGTGTATGGAGAAACTGAGACGAGGGCTAGGGAACGGGGAAAGACGGGAGGGCACTTTACAATCAGAGCTTTGTTTATGCTATTTCATTAAACCCTCTGAACAACttctgaaggcagattcttagggATTATATAACATGCCCAAGATCATGCATGAAGCCATGATCAAATGCAGGTCTTTCGGACTCTACACCTTCTCCCAGTGGCTGTGGCCTACTTCCTCTTGGGTAGAAGCAGAGACACATCTTTGAGCAGGGTCTTCCTGGTTCTGCTAAGTGGGCCACTCACATGGCTTCCTCTTTCTGCCCCAGGGCTGCTGGGCAAGCATAAAGGGGCACctaggtctttcctggtggctcagatggtaaagcatctgcctgcaatgcaggagacctgggttcaatccctgggttgggaagatcccctggagaaggaaatggcaacccactccagtatccttgcctggagaatcccatggacagaggatcgataggctacagtccatggggccgcagagtcggacacgactgagcgacttcactttgactttcaggtCTCTCTTGAACTTCAAGATCCAGACAACCAGAAGTCTTCTATGGCTCCTTATCACATCCACAAATACCAGGATAATGACCGCAAATGGGTCATAGACTTGTTCTCTAAGGCGATGGCTGAGCACATTCCTACCACCTTCCGCCACATCCTGAAGCTGCCCCAAACCCTTGTGCTCTTGCTTGGGGGACCCCTTGCCCTATTCCTAGTCTCTGGCTCCTGGGTCCTGGCCTTCGTGGCCAGCCTCGCCCTCTTTGCTGCCCTGAGGTTCCTTGCCAAATACCCCTGGAAGCAGTTTAAAGTCATGTCTTTGCACACAGACTTGTCTGACATCACTAAATCTTACTTCAGTGAGAGTGGCTCCTGCTTCTGAGTGGCTGAGTCTAAGGGACAGGTGGTAGGCATAGTGGGAGCACTGCCTGTTAAGAAACCCATCCTGCAGAAGAAGCAGTTGGAGCTGCTTCACCTATGTGTGGCCCCTGAGCACCGAGGTCAAGGGATAGCCAAAGCCCTGGTCAGGACTCTCCTCACATTTGCACGAGACCAGGGCTATGGTGAAGTGGTCCTTACCACCAGCTTGCTGCAGCACTCTGCCCAGGCCCTTTACCAGCACCTTGGCTTCCAGAAGACGAGCCAGTTTTTCTTATCCACAAGCTGGAGGctaatttctctctctcaaatttcAGTTTACCTACTGCCTCCCCTCTGCTCAGGTCTCTCAGGCActggagcagggagggggccTGTGATCTGTTTTCTAGCAGATTAGTCAGGAGGAATCTTCTCTGCTGCAGAAACAGGCAGCCCCTGAAGTCTCAGTGTGATGGCAGGGTAAAAGCTTATTGCTTGTTCGCGCAGGCTCTGGTGGTGGGGTGGCTCTGCTCCATTCAGTCTTTTGGGATTGCTACTGTTTCATTTATCTAATGCCAACAGATTGTTGCGTGAAAAACTACcacaaaacaataataaaccTTTTTCTTTGGCTCATGAGTCTGTGGGTCGGCAGCTTATGCTGGGTTTCCCCTTTGGTGTCCAGGTGTCATGCTGGGGATCCTCCCCACTTTCAgtgaacagaaatgcaaaatcaTATGAAGAGGGCATGGAGAAGGCGTGTGAGAAGAATCCACATGAGAAGGACTGGGGCCAATGATGCCGTCAATCTGTCATGGTCCCCAAGGTCTCTGCTGAAGGGGAGAAGGCAGCCAGTGACAGGACTAGACCTAGAAGTGGCACCACCTGCGGCTCACTGGCCAGGACCAGGTCGTGATTTAAATCCAGCTACTGTTGTCTCCTGAGCTGTGCCTCTAAAAGCTAGCAGCCCTGAGGGAAGCTGGAGTGAGGCTAGGATGTGGCTCTGGACCCAAGGTGCCTGTGTCTGCCGAGTCTCTCTGGCTACTCAATGGCTACCTAAGCAGACACTGTCTCCAGAGAATCAACAAAAGGGCTCTCACTACATTACATGGCATTTCTAAAGAAAGACCACATTTTATCTAACAGCCCATTTCCCTTGACTGGCACTTTTAGACTGAGGTCTCCCACACACCCCTGGAAACACTGCATAGCTCCTGGCACCTctccaaatggaaaataaaaaacctgCTGCTGCTTGCTTTACTGTGAGTCATCAgaagttatttattttctataaaaacacatacaaaaaggGACTTACTCTTGGCTAGAAGTAAGGTAGTATCATTGTAACAAATATCCTTGTGGGTAAGGCCACTGTGGAGAAAGTACTGCTCCTAAACCATTAATAATCTTAGTCATTCTACCCAAGACTCTTTAGAAGGTAACTATTTCTACATTACACATGGACGACAAGCTTTATTAAACCAGACTCATAAAAGTAAGGATTACGTTCCTCCAAGCTGATAAAATATAATTCCAAGGCGCTGAGGAAAATACTCTTTATTTCAGTCCCAAGGAACTTTTCTCCCCAAGAGTTGATTGGTCACTTtctgtggaagaaaagaaagggaagaaagaagttaGATATTCTTGCCATCAGAGGCAGACAGCCACTCCTCACCCTAGACGTGCTGCTGAAGAGACCAGTGTGGTTCTCCCAAACcttatctttcccagcttcagaagATATGGTAATTATAGTAAAAAAATACTTCCTCAAGTGTTTAGGAAA is part of the Bos indicus isolate NIAB-ARS_2022 breed Sahiwal x Tharparkar chromosome 11, NIAB-ARS_B.indTharparkar_mat_pri_1.0, whole genome shotgun sequence genome and harbors:
- the NAT8 gene encoding LOW QUALITY PROTEIN: N-acetyltransferase 8 (The sequence of the model RefSeq protein was modified relative to this genomic sequence to represent the inferred CDS: substituted 1 base at 1 genomic stop codon), which encodes MAPYHIHKYQDNDRKWVIDLFSKAMAEHIPTTFRHILKLPQTLVLLLGGPLALFLVSGSWVLAFVASLALFAALRFLAKYPWKQFKVMSLHTDLSDITKSYFSESGSCFXVAESKGQVVGIVGALPVKKPILQKKQLELLHLCVAPEHRGQGIAKALVRTLLTFARDQGYGEVVLTTSLLQHSAQALYQHLGFQKTSQFFLSTSWRLISLSQISVYLLPPLCSGLSGTGAGRGPVICFLAD